One Ricinus communis isolate WT05 ecotype wild-type chromosome 2, ASM1957865v1, whole genome shotgun sequence DNA segment encodes these proteins:
- the LOC8282881 gene encoding uncharacterized protein LOC8282881 — protein MNLSFTQWLAERSLCTLSWCSSRRPTFAHSFLSARGFLEQDSFFLADLGELVGMDGGRNVSCPPHLFYANDLLIFFRETKSNVEIIHKVFDSYGMILGQRVNLDKSEVLLSKSIPLRRALALRFLTVMRLDSFPLVYLGVLNFQGAPKAKWLKATMDNILVKFDNWKGRTLFMAGRLALINSVIFASLLHTFMMYRWPSSLLKSIEKAIRNFLWTGSVSYKKLVTVKWGHCCKPISEGVASGVPRSSLVWPSIRELYSKLQATSQ, from the exons ATGAATCTCAGTTTCACTCAATGGCTCGCCGAAAGGTCACTTTGCACTCTCTCATGGTGTTCGTCAAGGCGACCCACTTTCGCCCATTCTTTTTTGTCTGCCCGAGGATTTCTTGAGCAGGACTCTTTCTTTTTGGCTGACTTAGGTGAACTAGTCGGCATGGACGGAGGCCGTAATGTTTCTTGCCCTCCACATCTCTTTTATGCAAATGATTTGCTTATCTTTTTTCGAGAAACAAAGTCTAATGTTGAGATTATTCATAAAGTTTTCGATTCTTACGGCATGATCTTAGGTCAACGGGTTAATTTGGATAAATCAGAGGTTTTATTAAGCAAGTCTATTCCCCTTCGTAGAGCTTTAGCCCTTCGATTTCTGACGGTTATGCGTCTTGACAGCTTTCCACTTGTTTATTTGGGTGTGCTGAACTTTCAAGGAGCTCCTAAAGCGAAGTGGCTGAAGGCGACGATGGACAACATTCTTGTTAAGTTTGATAACTGGAAGGGTCGTACCCTCTTCATGGCTGGCCGCTTAGCGTTGATCAATTCAGTCATCTTTGCCTCTCTACTTCACACTTTTATGATGTATCGTTGGCCCTCTTCCTTGCTCAAATCTATAGAAAAGGCGATTAGAAACTTTTTATGGACGGGCTCGGTGTCTTATAAGAAGTTGGTCACAGTTAAATGGGGTCATTGCTGCAAGCCTATTTCTGAAGGAG TTGCTTCAGGTGTCCCTCGCTCATCCTTGGTATGGCCTTCTATTAGGGAGTTGTACAGCAAGCTTCAGGCTACCTCTCAGTGA